CTTGCCATAATCCAGATAATCCTGAGCATAGGCTTCATGTACCTCTACCTGAGGGCGCTCGATGCCTACGCCAAGCGCGAGGAGCAGAGGGTTTTCAGAAGGCCGGTTCCGTTCACGAGGCGTGACTGGCTGAGCCTCAAAGGAGTGCTCGTTGGAATATACTCCCTGATCATCTTCCTCTTCATCGTTTCCCCGCTCTTAGCTGTCCTCTACGACTCCCTGCGCTTCAACGACGCCTGGAGCATCGAATGGTACCGGAGGATATTCTCGACCGAGTACAACCCGATGTTCGGGGCGACGACGCTCGACGCGATAAGGAACTCACTCACCTTTGGTCTGGCAACGATAGTTCTATCAGTCCTCATAGCCCTGCCCATAGCCTACGCCCTCCACCGCTGGGAGTTTAAAGGCAAGAGGATCTTCGACGTCCTTGTGATGCTCCCGCTGGCAAGCTCAGCCATAACCCTCGGCCTGGGCTACATAAGGGTCTTCCACACCACGCCGCTCTACTACACGGTCTGGATAATCGTGGCGGCACACACGGTCATAGCTTACCCCTTCGTTCTGCGCGCCGTCTCCACCAGCCTCAAAAAAATAAGGCCCAACCTCTTTGAAGCGGCGTTAAGCCTCGGTGCCAGGGAGTGGAAGGCCTTCCTGAGGGTGGAGCTCCCATTAGCTCTGGGCGGAGTTATCGTCGGCGCGATATTCGCCTTTGCAATGAGCATAGCCGAGCTGGGAGCGACCTACATGCTGGCCAAGCCAGAATATACCACCATGACCGTGGCCATATACAAGTTCCTCGGGGCGAGGCAGTTCGGCTCGGCCTCAGCTTTGTCCGTTCTTCTTATGGCGGTCTCAACGCTGGGCTTCCTGATAATCGAGAGGGTAGGTGAGGAGGTATGGTAAGGGTAGAACTGAAGGGAGTCCTCAAGGAGTGGGAGGATTTCCGGCTTGAGATAAGCGAGTTAGTGGTTAAGGACGGCGAGTTTCTCACGCTCCTTGGCCCGAGCGGCTGTGGGAAGACGACGACGCTCAGAATGATAGCGGGCTTTGAAAAGCCGGGGAGGGGCGAGATACTCTTCGACGGAAGGCCGGTGAACGATTTACCTCCCTACAAGCGCGGCATAGGCATAGTCTTCCAGGACTACGCGCTGTTTCCCCACATGACGGTCTTCAGGAACATCGCCTTCGGCCTTGAGATGAAGAGGCTTCCAAGGGCGGAGATAGAGAGGAGGGTGAAGTGGGCGCTTGAGCTGGTCGGTCTGGAAGGCCTCGAAAACCGCTATCCGGAGCAGCTGAGCGGTGGCCAGCAGCAGCGCGTTGCCCTCGCGAGGGCCCTGGTCGTCGAGCCCGAGGTCCTTCTCCTGGACGAGCCGCTGAGCAACCTCGATGCCAAGATAAGGGAGCGTTTGAGGGGAGAACTAAAGAGAATACAGCGCGAGCTCGGCATAACGACGATATACGTCACCCACGACCAGGAGGAGGCGATGGTGATAAGCGACAGGATAGCCGTCATGAACGTCGGCCACATTGAGCAGGTGGGGAAACCGCTGGAGCTCTACTACCGCCCAAAGACCGAATTCGTGGCGCGCTTTTTAGGTCTGAGCAACATACTGGAGCTTAAAGCCGAGAACGGAAGAGCCTGCATTGGAGGGCTGTGCTTCGACGTCGGAAGAGAGGGAAAGGTGAGAATCTTCTTCCGGCCTGAGAGTGTTTACATAAAACCCGGCGATACCGCCGAAATCATCGACTACGAACTCCTGCCAGGAAGGATAAGACTGCGGCTTGGGATTGAAGGAGAGGTAATCCTAGCGGAGCGCTTCCTCGACGAGCTGCCCTTCGGCGTTGAGGCTATGCCGGAACGGGTAGGTGTTGAAGTGGGGAGCTTCTCGGTGCTGGGGTGAAATGCGCCGTGGTTTTTTCAATGTACCAAGGTACATCAACAACACTATAGAAGTCCAATTGGTTATAACTTAGTTTTACCCAAAGTTTCACTTTTAGCGATAGAAAAAGTTAAATAGATCAGTGGCATATCTTGTAATGCAATTTTCCTTGGAGGTGCAGGTTATGAACTGGAAGACCCCAGCAGTGTTACTCATCGGACTTTTCTTGTTGGGGGGGGGTCGTGACGGCAGCACCAGTTGACAAGCCAGAAGCAGTACCTCTAGCGACAGTCAAAGCACTGGCAGTCAGGGAACTTCACAAGTTCCCGGAATTCAACGGGGCAGTCCCAACCAACCCAACCCCCCTCTACTTCCCCGACGGCAGGTTGGCGGCCTACGAATTCAGAATGGTCAAGAATGGAAAAACCATAGGCTACATCATAGTATCAGCCAACAGGAACCTGCCACCGGCAATCCTAGAGGCGGGATTTGGCAAGAAGACTCCGAGCGACATGATGAAAGAACTCGCCGCGAGGAAAGGAGTGAAAACCTACCGCTTCACCTACCTTGGAGGACTAAGCTATGGGTTACTAACGGGTGACACGGTAGTGAACATGAAGGGGAGAGAGTACAAAAAGCCAAGCAGATACACCCTCTCACTGGAAGTTGATGCCATCAGGAACCAAAAAGAGTGGGAATCACTCCGGACAGAAAAAGCCCACACCTCCGTTGAGGTGAGGTATCCAACACTGCTTGCCAGTGCGGTAGAATACAAAGTCATCCTCACAGTTCCGACGTGGTCTTGGCAGGATAGCGATGAAGGTGGTGCAGATAATGGTTTGCCCCCAACACCCCATCCAATTGAGGTTACAGAACTCGGTTACGATTATGTTGGACCCGATCCCGATCCCTGGGAAAAGGATGATGGATGTGCCCCGATCTCAGGAGCCATGATAGTAGGGTATTATGAACTTCAGTATCGAGACAGCTGGTACCGTGAGGCGGTGATAGACATACTCCACATAACCATGGATACTCAAGGAAAAGAAACATCTTATCAAAACATTGCCCTAGGAATGGAGAGGTTCTATGAAAAAGCTGTGGAGTTGTACAACAGCGGCATAATTTCCAGAAAACCCAGATATGACT
This window of the Thermococcus thermotolerans genome carries:
- a CDS encoding ABC transporter ATP-binding protein, which codes for MVRVELKGVLKEWEDFRLEISELVVKDGEFLTLLGPSGCGKTTTLRMIAGFEKPGRGEILFDGRPVNDLPPYKRGIGIVFQDYALFPHMTVFRNIAFGLEMKRLPRAEIERRVKWALELVGLEGLENRYPEQLSGGQQQRVALARALVVEPEVLLLDEPLSNLDAKIRERLRGELKRIQRELGITTIYVTHDQEEAMVISDRIAVMNVGHIEQVGKPLELYYRPKTEFVARFLGLSNILELKAENGRACIGGLCFDVGREGKVRIFFRPESVYIKPGDTAEIIDYELLPGRIRLRLGIEGEVILAERFLDELPFGVEAMPERVGVEVGSFSVLG
- a CDS encoding C39 family peptidase, which gives rise to MTAAPVDKPEAVPLATVKALAVRELHKFPEFNGAVPTNPTPLYFPDGRLAAYEFRMVKNGKTIGYIIVSANRNLPPAILEAGFGKKTPSDMMKELAARKGVKTYRFTYLGGLSYGLLTGDTVVNMKGREYKKPSRYTLSLEVDAIRNQKEWESLRTEKAHTSVEVRYPTLLASAVEYKVILTVPTWSWQDSDEGGADNGLPPTPHPIEVTELGYDYVGPDPDPWEKDDGCAPISGAMIVGYYELQYRDSWYREAVIDILHITMDTQGKETSYQNIALGMERFYEKAVELYNSGIISRKPRYDYDSFTLYLSNNLQLYTYIKSEINMNRPTILTSTHGVSEDGNFEWPSQGLGNYHTVAVTGYKAFDDGSKYIYVHTTENSPYAAWIQLESITNPVLTIVRPIYKG
- a CDS encoding ABC transporter permease yields the protein MGSRLSKLFLLIPLAFLVVFFYVPLASILKTGLWENGLTLKHLSAVLANDYHRRVILFTIGQAIASTLLTLALGLPGAYIFAKYDFPGKGIIKAVLTVPFVMPSVMVALGYILLFGKSGFVTQLLGRDLGIIYSWKGILLAHAFYNFPIVIRMVSSLWQRVNPHYEEAAMALGARGWTLFRKVTLPMISPAIFASAMLTFVFCFLSFSIPLIIGGYQYATIEVDIFTSIMVLLDFKTGSALAIIQIILSIGFMYLYLRALDAYAKREEQRVFRRPVPFTRRDWLSLKGVLVGIYSLIIFLFIVSPLLAVLYDSLRFNDAWSIEWYRRIFSTEYNPMFGATTLDAIRNSLTFGLATIVLSVLIALPIAYALHRWEFKGKRIFDVLVMLPLASSAITLGLGYIRVFHTTPLYYTVWIIVAAHTVIAYPFVLRAVSTSLKKIRPNLFEAALSLGAREWKAFLRVELPLALGGVIVGAIFAFAMSIAELGATYMLAKPEYTTMTVAIYKFLGARQFGSASALSVLLMAVSTLGFLIIERVGEEVW